Part of the Methanobacterium paludis genome is shown below.
TAACATCGGTGTGAGCACCGTTTGATACCACGGCAACGTCGTCAACTATTCTTATGCAGTTGTACGTTATGTAGGGGTTTTCAAACACATCTTTCTCATTTCCTTCTGTGGGCACAATTGAAACCCTGTTTTCGAAGGATCTTGCTATCCTATTTGGAAAAGAACGGCTTGAAACCCTGTACGAAACAAATTTCCCTTTTTCAGTATTTCCGACGGCTAATATTCTCCCTAGATACATATAATCACCTTTTTCATTTAATGATCTAATATTTACTTGGGGTTTGGTTTTATGTGATCTAAACGATCCATTTTGATTTATTCAAGATCTAAAAAATTCAAGATCTAAAAAAATTTAAACTTTTTTTATTCATTTATTGATGGTTTCAAGAGCTTGGAGTTGTTACAGCCTCTTCAGGAGACATTCCAGTTGGTGTTGTAATGATGATTGCGCCCTCTTTTGATTTTATCACGATCTCCCCTTCGTCTATAACGTCTGTGTGTACTGCAATTGCCCCATTTTTAATATCCTGTGACATATCCACTCCATTTACTGTAACATTTTTGAGACCAGCAACAGGAATAAGGTAGTATTCTGAGGTTCCGCTGGTTTGTGATACTTCAGGTTTGCCGGAGGTGGTGCTGGTTTGGGTGGCGGCCTGAAAACTGCTTGTCACCATTAAAAATATGAGGATTGTAAAAATAACATCTATGAGTGGAACTAAATTAACCTGAGCTTTGTTGCGTCTTAATCTGTTCTTGTATCTTTTTGTATCCAATGGCATTTGGAATAACTCCTAGTAAACATTACTGCTATACATTACTGCTATGATTATTGGAATATTAAGATTTATTCAAGGTTTAAATCGCTAAAATAAATTACTGTCTTAACTTACTCTCAACGATCTTTACTTGTGTGTTGCATTTTTCCATTATTATGTTTTTAATGCTCTTTTCAAGCATGTTTGGGTTTATGGAGATCCAGATATTCGCCTCGGAATCAAGAAGTTTCCTGACCTTAACCACTCCATCGGATTCTTTCAAAGCTTCAACAGATTTTTCTATATTTGAATCCACTTTTATCTTCATTTCGGCGATTCTCC
Proteins encoded:
- a CDS encoding ExbD/TolR family protein, with protein sequence MPLDTKRYKNRLRRNKAQVNLVPLIDVIFTILIFLMVTSSFQAATQTSTTSGKPEVSQTSGTSEYYLIPVAGLKNVTVNGVDMSQDIKNGAIAVHTDVIDEGEIVIKSKEGAIIITTPTGMSPEEAVTTPSS